From a single Pseudomonas sp. A34-9 genomic region:
- a CDS encoding ACT domain-containing protein produces the protein MAGETSLSTLLRSMSPQLNAGEYVFCTLLDGQLPNGLEMVGSFREQEGLTVILERSHAEKAGFSFDYVAAWITLNVHSALEAVGLTAAFATALGKAGISCNVIAGYYHDHLFVGQADAERAMQVLRDLAANAE, from the coding sequence ATGGCTGGCGAAACCTCACTCAGCACTTTGCTGCGCAGCATGAGTCCGCAACTCAACGCCGGCGAATACGTGTTCTGCACCCTGCTTGACGGCCAGTTGCCAAACGGACTGGAGATGGTCGGCAGCTTTCGCGAACAGGAAGGTCTGACCGTGATTCTCGAACGTTCCCACGCTGAAAAGGCCGGTTTCAGTTTCGACTACGTCGCGGCGTGGATCACGCTGAATGTGCATTCGGCGCTGGAAGCCGTCGGTCTGACGGCGGCGTTCGCCACCGCACTGGGCAAGGCCGGGATCAGTTGCAACGTGATCGCCGGTTACTACCACGACCATTTATTCGTCGGTCAGGCCGACGCCGAACGCGCCATGCAAGTGCTGCGTGATCTCGCAGCCAACGCGGAGTAA
- a CDS encoding imelysin family protein gives MFRPKLLFTSLAALALGACSPQDPQAVTSAAIAKSVILPTYTRWVEADKQLAVSALAYCQGKETLETARADFLHAQKAWAELQPLLIGPLAEGNRSWQVQFWPDKKNLVGRQVEQLVVAQPQIDAAALAKSSVVVQGLSAYEYILFDAKPDVANADQKGKYCPLLIAIGERQKQLAEEILQSWNNTDGMLAQMTKFPNQRYADSHEAIADLLRVQVTALDTLKKKLGTPMGRQSKGVPQPFQADAWRSQSSLTALEASLAAAKTVWEGVDNKGLRSLLPSDQKPLADKIDAAYAASLKLFDSTQRSLGEMLEDDAGRQQLNDIYDSLNVVHRLHEGELAKALGIQLGFNANDGD, from the coding sequence ATGTTCCGTCCCAAGCTACTGTTCACCAGCCTTGCCGCGCTCGCCCTCGGCGCCTGCTCGCCGCAGGATCCGCAAGCGGTCACCTCGGCGGCCATCGCCAAATCGGTGATCCTGCCGACCTACACCCGTTGGGTCGAGGCCGACAAGCAACTGGCGGTCAGCGCCCTCGCCTACTGCCAGGGCAAAGAAACCCTGGAGACCGCCCGCGCCGACTTCCTGCACGCACAGAAAGCCTGGGCCGAGCTGCAACCGCTGCTGATCGGTCCACTGGCCGAGGGCAACCGGTCGTGGCAGGTGCAGTTCTGGCCGGACAAGAAGAACCTCGTCGGCCGTCAGGTCGAGCAGTTGGTCGTCGCGCAGCCGCAGATCGATGCCGCCGCACTCGCCAAATCGAGCGTCGTGGTGCAAGGCCTGTCGGCTTACGAGTACATCCTGTTCGACGCCAAGCCTGACGTGGCCAACGCTGATCAGAAAGGCAAATATTGCCCACTGCTGATCGCCATCGGCGAGCGTCAGAAGCAACTGGCCGAAGAGATTCTGCAGAGCTGGAACAACACTGACGGCATGCTCGCGCAGATGACCAAGTTCCCGAACCAGCGCTACGCCGACTCCCACGAAGCGATCGCCGACCTGCTGCGTGTGCAAGTCACCGCACTGGACACCCTGAAGAAAAAACTGGGCACGCCAATGGGCCGCCAAAGCAAGGGCGTGCCTCAGCCGTTCCAGGCGGATGCATGGCGCAGCCAGTCGTCCCTGACCGCGCTGGAAGCGAGCCTTGCCGCCGCCAAAACCGTTTGGGAAGGTGTCGACAACAAAGGCCTGCGCAGCCTGCTGCCAAGCGATCAGAAGCCGTTGGCCGACAAGATTGACGCCGCTTATGCCGCCTCGCTGAAACTGTTCGACAGCACCCAGCGTTCGCTCGGCGAAATGCTCGAAGATGACGCCGGTCGCCAGCAACTCAACGATATCTACGACAGCCTCAACGTCGTCCATCGCCTGCACGAAGGCGAACTGGCCAAGGCGCTGGGCATCCAACTGGGCTTCAACGCCAACGACGGTGACTGA
- a CDS encoding LysR family transcriptional regulator ArgP gives MFDYKLLSALAAVVEQAGFERAAQVLGLSQSAISQRIKLLEARVGQPVLVRATPPSPTEIGRRLLNHVQQVRLLERDLQTLVPSLDEEGLPERLRIALNADSLATWWAEAVGDFCAEQHLLLDLVVEDQTVGLKRMRAGEVAACLCASERPVAGARSVLLGAMRYRALASPAFIERHFPDGVRAEQLPRTPALVFGPDDFLQHRYLASLGVDGGFEHHLCPSSEGFIRLTEVGLGWGLVPELQVREQLQRGLLRELLPDKPIDVPLYWHHWRNGGQLLGLLTEQLVRSSAQWLVPWKQP, from the coding sequence ATGTTCGACTACAAATTACTCTCTGCCTTGGCCGCCGTGGTCGAGCAGGCCGGATTCGAACGCGCGGCGCAGGTGCTGGGCTTGTCGCAATCGGCGATTTCGCAGCGGATCAAATTGCTTGAGGCCCGCGTCGGTCAGCCAGTGCTGGTGCGCGCTACGCCGCCATCGCCGACCGAGATTGGCCGGCGTCTGCTCAACCATGTGCAACAAGTGCGTCTGCTTGAGCGCGATTTGCAGACGCTCGTGCCCTCATTGGACGAAGAAGGGCTGCCGGAACGCCTGCGCATTGCGCTCAACGCCGACAGCCTCGCCACCTGGTGGGCCGAGGCAGTGGGGGATTTCTGCGCCGAACAGCATTTGTTGCTGGATCTAGTGGTAGAAGACCAAACGGTTGGCCTCAAACGCATGCGCGCCGGTGAAGTCGCCGCATGCCTGTGCGCCAGTGAACGCCCGGTGGCCGGTGCGCGCAGTGTGTTGCTCGGCGCGATGCGTTATCGCGCGCTGGCCAGCCCGGCGTTCATCGAGCGGCATTTCCCCGACGGCGTTCGCGCCGAACAATTGCCGCGCACACCGGCGCTGGTGTTCGGCCCTGACGATTTTCTCCAGCATCGCTATCTCGCTTCGTTGGGCGTCGATGGCGGATTCGAACACCATTTGTGCCCATCCTCGGAAGGTTTTATCCGCCTGACTGAGGTCGGACTCGGTTGGGGCCTGGTGCCGGAACTGCAAGTGCGCGAACAGTTGCAACGCGGGTTATTGCGCGAACTGTTGCCAGATAAACCGATCGATGTGCCGTTGTACTGGCATCATTGGCGCAATGGCGGTCAGCTGCTGGGCTTGCTGACCGAGCAATTGGTGCGTTCATCGGCGCAATGGCTGGTGCCCTGGAAGCAGCCCTGA
- a CDS encoding imelysin family protein, with translation MIRMPLATASLLAIAISLAGCGEGKDKAAAPAAPTPAASTTAPAAAPAAAGKVDEAAAKAVVAHYADMVFAVYSDAESTAKTLQTAVDAFLAKPNADTLKAAKAAWVAARVPYLQSEVFRFGNTIIDDWEGQVNAWPLDEGLIDYVDKSYEHALGNPGATANIIANTEVQVGEDKVDVKDITPEKLASLNELGGSEANVATGYHAIEFLLWGQDLNGTGPGAGNRPASDYLEGAGATGGHNDRRRAYLKSVTQLLVSDLEEMVGNWKPNVADNYRATLEAEPGETGLRKMLFGMGSLSLGELAGERMKVSLEANSPEDEQDCFSDNTHNSHFYDAKGIRNVYLGEYTRVDGSKMTGASLSSLVAKADPAADTALKADLAATEAKIQVMVDHANKGEHYDQLIAAGNTAGNQIVRDAIASLVKQTGSIEAAAGKLGISDLNPDNADHEF, from the coding sequence ATGATTCGTATGCCTCTGGCTACCGCCAGTCTGCTGGCCATCGCTATTTCCCTCGCCGGTTGCGGCGAAGGCAAAGACAAGGCTGCCGCTCCGGCCGCGCCGACGCCAGCCGCCAGCACCACCGCGCCTGCGGCTGCTCCTGCCGCTGCCGGTAAAGTCGACGAAGCCGCCGCCAAGGCTGTGGTCGCGCACTACGCCGACATGGTCTTCGCCGTCTACAGCGATGCCGAATCCACTGCGAAAACCCTGCAGACCGCCGTCGACGCGTTCCTCGCCAAGCCGAACGCCGACACCCTGAAAGCCGCCAAGGCTGCCTGGGTCGCCGCACGCGTTCCGTACCTGCAGAGCGAAGTGTTCCGCTTCGGTAATACCATCATCGACGATTGGGAAGGTCAGGTTAACGCCTGGCCGCTGGACGAGGGTCTGATCGACTACGTCGACAAATCCTACGAGCACGCATTGGGTAACCCGGGGGCCACCGCCAACATCATCGCCAACACCGAAGTTCAGGTCGGCGAAGACAAGGTCGACGTCAAAGACATCACCCCGGAAAAACTCGCCAGCCTCAACGAGCTGGGCGGTTCCGAAGCCAACGTCGCCACCGGCTACCACGCCATCGAATTCCTGCTCTGGGGCCAGGACCTCAACGGCACCGGCCCTGGCGCTGGCAACCGTCCTGCCTCCGACTATCTGGAAGGCGCCGGCGCTACTGGCGGTCACAACGATCGTCGTCGTGCCTACCTGAAGTCCGTGACCCAACTGTTGGTCAGCGACCTGGAGGAAATGGTCGGCAACTGGAAGCCGAACGTGGCTGACAACTACCGCGCCACGCTGGAAGCCGAGCCGGGCGAAACCGGTCTGCGCAAAATGCTCTTCGGCATGGGCAGCCTGTCCCTCGGCGAACTGGCGGGCGAGCGCATGAAGGTGTCCCTGGAAGCCAACTCCCCTGAAGACGAGCAGGATTGCTTCAGCGACAACACCCACAACTCGCACTTCTACGATGCCAAAGGCATTCGTAACGTCTACCTGGGCGAGTACACCCGTGTTGATGGCAGCAAAATGACCGGCGCCAGCCTGTCGTCGCTGGTGGCCAAGGCCGACCCGGCCGCCGACACCGCGCTGAAAGCCGATCTGGCCGCTACCGAAGCGAAGATCCAGGTCATGGTCGATCACGCCAACAAGGGTGAGCACTACGACCAGTTGATCGCTGCCGGCAATACCGCTGGCAACCAGATCGTCCGCGACGCCATCGCATCCTTGGTCAAGCAGACCGGTTCGATCGAAGCCGCCGCTGGCAAACTGGGCATCAGCGACCTGAACCCGGACAACGCTGATCACGAGTTCTGA
- a CDS encoding bifunctional diguanylate cyclase/phosphodiesterase — MKLELKNSLSVKLLRVVLLSALIVGVVLSCAQIVFDAYKTRQAVAGDAERILDMFRDPSTQAVYSLDREMGMQVIEGLFQDDAVRQASIGHPNEAMLAQKSRELQHSNSRWLTDLILGQERTFTTQLVGRGPYSEYYGDLSITLDTATYGEGFIVSSVIIFISGVLRALAMGLVLYLVYHWLLTKPLSRIIEHLTEINPDRPSEHKIPQLKGHEKNELGIWINTANQLLESIERNTHLRHEAENSLLRMAQYDFLTGLPNRQQLQQQLDKILVDAGKLQRRVAVLCVGLDDFKGINEQFSYQTGDQLLLALADRLRAHSGRLGALARLGGDQFALVQADIEQPYEAAELAQSILDDLEAAFALDHQEIRLRATIGITLFPEDGDSTEKLLQKAEQTMTLAKTRSRNRYQFYIASVDSEMRRRRELEKDLRDALLRDQFYLVYQPQISYRDHRVVGVEALIRWQHPEHGLVPPDLFIPLAEQNGTIIAIGEWVLDQACKQLREWHDMGFADLRMAVNLSTVQLHHAELPRVVNNLLQMYRLPPRSLELEVTETGLMEDISTAAQHLLSLRRSGALIAIDDFGTGYSSLSYLKSLPLDKIKIDKSFVQDLLDDDDDATIVRAIIQLGKSLGMQVIAEGVETAEQESYIISEGCHEGQGYHYSKPLPARELGAYLKQAQRSNAAIL, encoded by the coding sequence TTGAAGCTGGAACTCAAGAACAGCTTGTCGGTGAAGTTGCTCCGGGTCGTGCTCCTGTCGGCATTGATCGTCGGCGTAGTCTTGAGCTGCGCGCAGATTGTTTTCGATGCCTATAAAACCCGTCAGGCCGTTGCCGGCGACGCCGAACGCATCCTCGACATGTTCCGCGACCCGTCGACCCAGGCCGTTTACAGCCTGGACCGGGAGATGGGCATGCAGGTGATCGAAGGCCTGTTCCAGGACGATGCCGTACGTCAGGCCTCCATCGGCCATCCCAACGAAGCCATGCTCGCGCAGAAATCCCGCGAGTTGCAGCATTCCAACAGCCGCTGGCTGACTGACCTGATCCTCGGTCAGGAACGCACCTTCACCACCCAACTGGTGGGGCGTGGGCCGTACAGTGAATATTACGGTGACCTGAGCATCACCCTCGACACCGCCACCTATGGCGAGGGGTTTATTGTCAGTTCGGTGATCATCTTCATATCCGGCGTGTTGCGCGCACTGGCCATGGGCCTGGTGCTGTATCTGGTCTATCACTGGCTGCTGACCAAGCCGCTGTCGCGGATCATCGAACATCTCACCGAGATCAACCCGGATCGTCCCAGCGAGCACAAGATTCCGCAGCTCAAGGGCCACGAAAAAAACGAACTGGGGATCTGGATCAACACCGCCAATCAGTTGCTTGAGTCGATCGAGCGCAACACCCATCTGCGCCACGAAGCGGAAAACAGTCTGTTGCGCATGGCCCAATACGACTTCCTCACCGGCCTGCCGAATCGCCAGCAATTGCAGCAGCAACTGGACAAGATTCTCGTCGACGCCGGCAAGCTGCAACGCCGGGTCGCGGTGTTGTGCGTGGGGCTGGATGACTTCAAGGGTATCAACGAACAATTCAGCTATCAGACCGGCGACCAATTGTTACTGGCGCTGGCCGACCGCTTGCGTGCCCACAGCGGCCGCCTCGGCGCCCTCGCCCGCCTGGGTGGTGACCAGTTCGCGCTGGTACAGGCCGACATCGAACAACCTTACGAAGCCGCGGAACTGGCGCAAAGCATCCTTGATGATCTGGAAGCGGCGTTCGCCCTCGACCATCAGGAAATCCGCCTGCGCGCGACCATCGGCATCACCCTGTTCCCGGAGGACGGCGACAGCACCGAGAAGCTGTTGCAGAAAGCCGAGCAGACCATGACCCTGGCCAAGACCCGTTCGCGCAACCGTTATCAGTTCTACATCGCCAGCGTCGACAGCGAGATGCGGCGTCGTCGCGAACTTGAAAAAGACCTGCGCGATGCCTTGTTGCGCGATCAGTTTTACTTGGTCTATCAGCCGCAGATCAGCTACCGCGATCACCGCGTGGTCGGCGTCGAGGCGCTGATTCGCTGGCAGCATCCGGAACACGGTCTGGTGCCGCCGGACCTGTTCATTCCATTGGCCGAACAGAACGGCACGATCATCGCCATCGGCGAATGGGTCCTGGATCAGGCCTGCAAGCAATTACGCGAATGGCACGATATGGGTTTCGCCGACCTGCGCATGGCGGTCAACCTGTCAACGGTGCAGTTGCACCACGCCGAATTGCCGCGCGTGGTCAACAACCTGCTGCAGATGTACCGCCTGCCGCCGCGCAGCCTGGAACTGGAAGTCACCGAAACCGGCCTGATGGAAGACATCAGCACCGCTGCCCAGCACCTGTTGAGCCTGCGCCGCTCCGGCGCCTTGATCGCCATCGATGACTTCGGCACCGGGTATTCATCGCTGAGCTATCTGAAAAGTCTGCCGCTGGACAAGATCAAGATCGACAAGAGCTTCGTTCAGGATCTGCTCGATGACGACGACGATGCGACCATCGTTCGCGCGATCATTCAACTGGGCAAGAGCCTCGGCATGCAGGTGATTGCCGAGGGCGTGGAAACCGCCGAACAGGAAAGCTACATCATTTCCGAAGGCTGTCACGAAGGTCAGGGTTACCACTACAGCAAACCGCTGCCGGCCCGGGAACTGGGCGCCTATCTCAAACAGGCGCAACGCAGTAACGCGGCCATTCTCTAG
- a CDS encoding Fe-Mn family superoxide dismutase: MAFELPPLPYAHDALQPHISKETLEYHHDKHHNTYVVNLNNLVPGTEFEGKTLEEIVKTSSGGIFNNAAQVWNHTFYWNCLAPNAGGQPTGALAEAINAAFGSFDKFKEEFSKTSIGTFGSGWGWLVKKADGSLALASTIGAGNPLTSGDTPLLTCDVWEHAYYIDYRNVRPKYVEAFWNLVNWKFVAEQFEGKTFTA, encoded by the coding sequence ATGGCTTTCGAATTGCCGCCGCTGCCTTACGCACACGATGCCCTGCAGCCGCACATTTCCAAGGAAACCCTGGAATACCACCACGACAAGCACCACAACACCTATGTCGTGAACCTGAACAACCTGGTGCCAGGCACCGAGTTCGAAGGCAAGACTCTGGAAGAAATCGTCAAGACTTCCTCGGGCGGTATCTTCAACAACGCCGCTCAGGTCTGGAACCACACTTTCTACTGGAACTGCCTGGCGCCAAACGCCGGCGGTCAACCAACCGGCGCGCTGGCTGAAGCCATCAACGCAGCCTTCGGTTCGTTCGACAAGTTCAAGGAAGAGTTCAGCAAAACCTCGATCGGCACCTTCGGTTCCGGCTGGGGCTGGCTGGTGAAAAAGGCTGACGGTTCCCTGGCCCTGGCCAGCACCATCGGCGCCGGCAACCCGCTGACCAGCGGCGACACCCCGCTGCTGACCTGCGACGTCTGGGAACACGCTTACTACATCGACTACCGCAACGTTCGTCCGAAGTACGTCGAAGCGTTCTGGAACCTGGTCAACTGGAAGTTCGTTGCTGAGCAGTTCGAAGGCAAAACCTTCACCGCTTAA
- a CDS encoding di-heme oxidoredictase family protein, whose protein sequence is MPSLPLRLSALLLALGLSACDDAPRFTKAEPGEARSGGAATVRKTDQNAFSLPSANLPPSRRVDFSVGNSFFRSPWVIAPSTTTARDGLGPLFNTNACQNCHIKDGRGHPPTPDAANAVSMLVRLSIPDAPEYARLIEQVGVVPEPVYGGQFQDMAVPGVAPEGKVRVDYTPVPVRFKDGTEIELRKPVLQITQLGYGPMHPDTRFSARVAPPMIGLGLLEAIPEEAILANAAAQAKAKNGINGRPNQVWDDALQKTVMGRFGWKAGQPNLNQQNVHAFSGDMGLTTSLRPFDDCTDAQTACKQAPNGNGPDGEPEVSDNILRLVLFYSRNLAVPARRGINDAHVIAGKNLFFQSGCDSCHTPKYTTAATAAEPELANQVIRPYSDLLLHDMGDGLADNRTEFQASGRDWRTPPLWGIGLTQAVSGHTQFLHDGRARNLLEAVLWHGGEAKAAQQQVLSFNAEQRAALLAFLNSL, encoded by the coding sequence ATGCCCTCGCTGCCTCTTCGCTTGTCTGCACTGTTGCTGGCCCTGGGCCTGAGTGCCTGCGATGACGCCCCGCGTTTCACCAAGGCCGAGCCCGGTGAAGCACGCTCGGGCGGTGCAGCGACCGTGCGCAAGACCGATCAGAATGCGTTCTCCCTGCCCTCGGCCAACCTGCCGCCGTCCCGACGAGTGGATTTCAGCGTCGGCAACAGTTTCTTCCGCAGCCCGTGGGTGATCGCCCCGTCGACCACCACCGCCCGCGATGGTCTTGGGCCACTGTTCAACACCAACGCTTGCCAAAACTGCCACATCAAGGACGGTCGCGGTCATCCGCCAACGCCGGATGCGGCCAACGCGGTGTCAATGCTGGTGCGCTTGTCGATTCCTGATGCGCCTGAATATGCCCGGCTCATCGAGCAGGTCGGCGTGGTGCCGGAGCCGGTCTACGGCGGCCAGTTCCAGGATATGGCGGTCCCCGGCGTCGCCCCCGAAGGCAAAGTGCGCGTTGACTACACGCCGGTGCCTGTACGCTTCAAGGACGGCACCGAAATCGAATTGCGCAAGCCAGTGTTGCAGATCACCCAACTGGGTTACGGCCCGATGCACCCGGACACGCGTTTCTCCGCGCGCGTCGCTCCGCCGATGATCGGCCTCGGCCTGCTCGAAGCGATCCCCGAAGAAGCGATCCTCGCCAACGCGGCCGCACAGGCCAAAGCGAAAAACGGTATTAATGGTCGTCCCAATCAAGTCTGGGATGACGCGTTGCAGAAAACGGTCATGGGCAGATTCGGCTGGAAAGCCGGGCAACCGAACCTCAATCAACAGAATGTTCACGCGTTTTCGGGTGACATGGGCCTCACGACCAGCCTGAGACCTTTCGATGACTGCACCGATGCGCAAACTGCCTGCAAACAGGCACCGAACGGCAATGGCCCGGACGGCGAGCCGGAAGTCAGCGACAACATCCTGCGCCTGGTGCTGTTCTACAGCCGCAACCTCGCCGTGCCCGCACGCCGAGGCATTAACGATGCACACGTCATTGCCGGCAAAAACCTGTTTTTCCAGTCTGGCTGCGATTCATGTCACACACCGAAATACACCACCGCCGCCACCGCCGCCGAACCGGAACTGGCCAATCAAGTGATTCGCCCGTACAGCGATCTGCTGCTGCATGACATGGGCGACGGTCTGGCCGACAACCGCACGGAATTCCAGGCTTCCGGCCGCGACTGGCGCACGCCGCCGTTGTGGGGGATTGGCCTGACGCAAGCGGTCAGTGGCCACACGCAGTTTTTGCATGACGGTCGCGCGCGCAATCTGCTCGAAGCCGTGCTCTGGCACGGTGGCGAGGCGAAAGCCGCGCAGCAACAGGTTTTGTCTTTCAATGCCGAGCAACGCGCTGCGTTGCTGGCATTTTTGAACTCACTTTAA
- a CDS encoding NAD-dependent epimerase/dehydratase family protein, translating to MKILVTGASGFIGGRFARLALEQGLDVRVNGRRAESVEHLVRRGAEFVPGDLTDADLVRELCSDVEAVVHCAGAVGLWGRYQDFHQGNVQVTENVVEACLKQRVRRLVHLSSPSIYFDGRDHFNLTEEQVPKRFKHHYAATKYLAEQKVFGAQEFGLETIALRPRFVTGAGDMSIFPRLLNMQRKGRLAIIGNGLNKVDFTSVHNLNEALLSSLLAAGSALGKAYNISNGAPVPLWDVVNYVMRKMEVPQVSKYRSYGLAYSVAALNEGACKLWPGRPEPTLSRLGMQVMKKNFTLDISRARHYLDYDPQVSLWSALDEFCAWWKAQDIR from the coding sequence ATGAAAATTCTGGTCACCGGCGCAAGCGGCTTCATTGGCGGACGCTTTGCGCGTCTCGCCCTGGAGCAGGGCCTGGACGTGCGGGTCAACGGTCGCCGGGCCGAGAGCGTCGAACATCTGGTGCGCCGTGGCGCCGAGTTTGTCCCCGGCGATCTGACCGATGCCGATCTGGTCCGTGAACTGTGTTCCGATGTCGAAGCCGTGGTGCATTGCGCGGGCGCCGTCGGACTGTGGGGTCGCTATCAGGACTTTCATCAAGGCAACGTGCAGGTCACCGAAAACGTTGTCGAAGCCTGCCTGAAGCAGCGCGTCCGGCGTCTGGTGCATCTGTCGTCGCCATCGATCTATTTCGACGGCCGCGATCACTTCAACCTGACCGAAGAGCAAGTGCCCAAGCGCTTCAAACATCACTACGCCGCGACCAAGTACCTGGCCGAACAAAAGGTCTTCGGTGCGCAGGAGTTTGGCCTCGAAACCATCGCCCTGCGCCCGCGTTTCGTCACCGGCGCCGGCGACATGAGCATCTTCCCGCGCCTGCTCAACATGCAGCGCAAGGGCCGTCTGGCGATCATCGGCAATGGTCTGAACAAGGTCGATTTCACCAGTGTGCACAACCTCAACGAAGCGCTGCTCAGCAGTTTGCTCGCCGCCGGTTCCGCGCTGGGCAAGGCCTACAACATCAGCAATGGCGCGCCGGTGCCGTTGTGGGATGTGGTCAATTACGTGATGCGCAAGATGGAGGTGCCGCAGGTCAGCAAGTACCGCTCGTATGGCCTGGCCTACAGCGTCGCGGCGCTCAATGAAGGCGCGTGCAAGCTCTGGCCCGGACGTCCGGAGCCAACCCTGTCGCGCCTGGGCATGCAGGTGATGAAAAAAAATTTCACCCTCGACA
- a CDS encoding DUF1513 domain-containing protein, with the protein MLRRQALTLGSVLLGAVTLGGWTLFKRKDQSPLLLSARDDTDGKHYAVGYRLDGTRVFATEVGQRCHDIINHPTQPIALFVARRPGTESYLIDLRDGKLLQTVTSQPNRHFYGHAVVHKDGEYLYATENDTTDPGRGLLGVYKFEGARLLHTGEISTHGLGPHQVSWMPDGETLVVANGGIRTEAESRVDMNLNAMEPSLVLMQRDGTLLSKETLAQQMNSVRHLGIASDGTIVAGQQFMGASHERSELLAIKRPGQPFVAFPVPEHQLQSMGHYTASVAVHSDLRLVALTAPRGNRFFIWDLDSGEVRLDAPLPDCAGVGAVKDGFVVTSGQGRCRYYDCRQDELLAKPLELPAGLWDNHLHLMA; encoded by the coding sequence ATGCTGCGACGCCAGGCTCTGACTTTAGGGAGTGTGCTGCTGGGAGCAGTGACGCTGGGCGGCTGGACGCTGTTCAAACGCAAGGATCAGAGCCCGCTGCTGCTGTCGGCGCGCGACGACACCGACGGCAAGCATTACGCCGTGGGTTATCGGCTGGACGGCACGCGGGTGTTTGCCACCGAAGTCGGCCAGCGCTGCCACGACATCATCAACCATCCGACGCAGCCGATTGCGCTGTTCGTCGCCCGTCGTCCGGGTACCGAGAGTTACCTGATCGACCTGCGCGACGGTAAGTTGCTGCAGACCGTGACCTCGCAGCCGAACCGGCACTTCTATGGCCACGCCGTGGTGCACAAGGACGGCGAATACCTGTACGCCACCGAGAACGACACCACCGACCCAGGTCGCGGCTTGCTTGGTGTTTACAAATTCGAAGGCGCGCGGCTGCTGCACACGGGCGAGATTTCCACCCACGGCCTCGGCCCCCATCAGGTGTCATGGATGCCTGATGGGGAGACGCTGGTGGTGGCCAATGGCGGGATTCGTACCGAGGCGGAAAGCCGCGTCGACATGAACCTCAACGCCATGGAGCCAAGCCTGGTGCTGATGCAGCGCGACGGTACGTTGCTGAGCAAGGAAACCCTCGCCCAGCAGATGAACAGCGTGCGGCACCTGGGCATCGCCAGCGACGGCACCATCGTTGCCGGCCAACAGTTTATGGGCGCATCGCATGAGCGCTCGGAGTTGCTGGCGATCAAGCGTCCGGGGCAGCCGTTCGTGGCGTTCCCGGTGCCGGAGCATCAGTTGCAGTCGATGGGGCATTACACCGCCAGTGTTGCGGTGCACAGCGATCTGCGTCTGGTCGCGCTGACGGCGCCGCGTGGCAACCGTTTCTTTATCTGGGATCTGGACAGCGGCGAAGTGCGCCTCGATGCGCCATTGCCCGATTGCGCTGGCGTCGGTGCGGTGAAGGACGGTTTTGTCGTGACCTCCGGGCAAGGGCGTTGCCGGTACTACGATTGCCGTCAGGATGAGCTGCTGGCCAAGCCGCTGGAATTGCCGGCGGGGCTCTGGGACAACCATCTTCACCTGATGGCCTGA
- a CDS encoding LysE/ArgO family amino acid transporter translates to MWQSYMNGLLVAFGLIMAIGTQNAFVLAQSLRREHHLPVAALCVACDALLVAAGVFGLATVLAQNPTLLAVARWGGAVFLIWYGSQALRRAFSKQSLDQGENQTVRSLRAVMLSALAVTLLNPHVYLDTVLLIGSLGAQQSVPGAYVVGAASASLLWFFTLALGAAWLAPWLARPSTWRILDLLVAVMMFTVAGQLIIAR, encoded by the coding sequence ATGTGGCAAAGCTATATGAATGGTCTGTTGGTGGCGTTCGGGCTGATCATGGCGATCGGCACCCAGAACGCGTTTGTCCTGGCGCAAAGTCTGCGGCGTGAGCATCACTTGCCGGTCGCTGCGCTGTGTGTGGCCTGCGATGCGTTGCTCGTGGCGGCCGGGGTGTTCGGCCTGGCGACCGTGCTGGCGCAGAACCCGACATTGCTCGCGGTCGCACGTTGGGGTGGCGCGGTGTTCCTGATCTGGTACGGCAGCCAGGCGCTGCGCCGCGCGTTTTCGAAGCAGAGTCTGGATCAGGGCGAAAACCAGACCGTGCGCTCGCTGAGGGCTGTGATGCTCAGTGCATTGGCGGTGACCTTGCTCAATCCACACGTTTATCTGGATACCGTGTTGCTGATCGGTTCGCTTGGCGCGCAGCAATCGGTGCCGGGCGCTTATGTGGTCGGCGCGGCGAGTGCTTCGCTGCTGTGGTTTTTCACGTTGGCGCTGGGTGCCGCGTGGCTCGCACCGTGGCTGGCTCGCCCGAGTACATGGCGGATTCTTGATCTATTGGTGGCGGTGATGATGTTCACGGTGGCCGGGCAATTAATTATCGCCCGTTGA